Proteins from a single region of Pseudomonas phenolilytica:
- the pepN gene encoding aminopeptidase N — translation MRTEQPKVIHLKDYQAPEYLIDETHLTFELYEDRTLVHAQLVMRRNPERPAGKLPPLELHGQQLELLSIALNDRELDAGDYQIGAECLTLQPDSESFVIDSSVVIHPETNTALEGLYKSGGMFCTQCEAEGFRKITYYLDRPDVMSKFTTTVSAEQKAYPVLLSNGNPIASGSEDNGRHWATWEDPFKKPAYLFALVAGDLWCVEDSFTTMSGRNVALRIYVEPENIDKCQHAMDSLKKSMKWDEETYGREYDLDIFMIVAVNDFNMGAMENKGLNIFNSSAVLARAETATDAAHQRVEAIVAHEYFHNWSGNRVTCRDWFQLSLKEGFTVFRDAQFSSDMNSATVKRIEDVAYLRTHQFAEDAGPMAHSVRPESFIEISNFYTLTVYEKGAEVVRMIQTLLGKDGFRKGSDLYFERHDGQAVTVDDFVKAMEDANGADLSQFKRWYSQAGTPRLSVSEHYDAAAQTYRLTFRQSCPPTPGQPTKQPFLIPVELGLLTADGADMPLRLEGEAQAVGTSRVLAVTEAEQSFTFVDVAERPLPSLLRGFSAPVKLEFPYSRDQLMFLMQHDSDGFNRWEAGQQLSVQVLQELIGQHQRGEALAMDERLVEALRSVLQNDALDPAMVAEMLSLPGEAYLTEISEVADVDAIHAAREFARREIGSRLFEPFYQRYMNHREVSRQTPYVASAEHFARRALQNIALAYLMFSERADILSLCLDQFDNADNMTERLSALASLTHSPFEEKRAKALEVFAEHFHDNPLVMDQWFSVQAASPLPGGLERVQTLMQHPAFTLKNPNKVRALIGAFANQNLVNFHRADGAGYRFLADQVITLNAMNPQIASRLLAPLTRWRKYDDARQALMKGELERILASGELSSDVYEVVSKSLA, via the coding sequence ATGCGTACCGAACAACCGAAAGTCATTCATCTGAAGGATTACCAGGCGCCTGAGTACCTGATCGATGAAACTCACCTGACCTTCGAGCTGTACGAGGACCGTACCCTGGTACACGCTCAGTTGGTGATGCGCCGCAATCCCGAGCGTCCGGCCGGCAAGTTGCCACCGCTGGAGCTGCACGGTCAGCAACTCGAGCTGCTGTCCATTGCGCTGAATGACCGCGAGCTGGACGCGGGCGACTACCAGATCGGCGCAGAGTGCCTGACCCTGCAGCCGGACAGCGAAAGCTTCGTCATCGACAGTTCGGTGGTCATACATCCGGAAACCAACACCGCGCTGGAAGGGCTGTACAAGTCAGGCGGCATGTTCTGCACCCAGTGCGAGGCCGAGGGCTTTCGCAAGATTACGTATTACCTCGACCGTCCGGATGTGATGAGCAAGTTCACCACCACCGTGAGCGCCGAGCAGAAGGCCTATCCGGTGTTGCTGTCCAACGGCAACCCGATTGCCAGTGGCAGCGAGGACAACGGTCGTCATTGGGCAACCTGGGAAGACCCGTTCAAGAAGCCGGCCTACCTGTTCGCCCTGGTGGCCGGCGACCTCTGGTGCGTCGAGGACAGCTTCACCACCATGAGCGGGCGCAACGTGGCGCTGCGCATCTACGTCGAGCCGGAAAACATCGACAAGTGCCAGCACGCCATGGACAGCTTGAAGAAGTCGATGAAGTGGGACGAAGAGACCTACGGCCGCGAGTACGACCTGGACATCTTCATGATCGTCGCGGTCAACGACTTCAACATGGGGGCGATGGAGAACAAGGGCCTCAATATTTTCAATTCCAGCGCCGTGCTGGCCCGCGCCGAAACTGCCACCGATGCCGCGCACCAGCGCGTCGAGGCGATCGTCGCTCACGAGTATTTCCACAACTGGTCGGGCAACCGGGTGACCTGCCGCGACTGGTTCCAGCTCTCGCTCAAGGAAGGTTTCACCGTCTTCCGCGATGCGCAGTTTTCCTCCGATATGAACTCGGCGACGGTCAAGCGTATCGAGGATGTAGCCTACCTGCGCACCCACCAGTTCGCCGAAGACGCCGGCCCCATGGCCCACTCGGTGCGCCCGGAATCGTTCATCGAGATTTCCAACTTCTACACCCTGACGGTCTACGAGAAGGGTGCCGAAGTGGTACGCATGATTCAGACGCTGCTCGGCAAAGACGGTTTCCGCAAGGGCAGCGACCTGTACTTCGAGCGCCACGACGGCCAGGCGGTGACCGTCGATGATTTCGTCAAGGCGATGGAGGACGCCAACGGCGCCGACCTGTCGCAGTTCAAGCGCTGGTACAGCCAGGCCGGCACTCCGCGACTGTCGGTCAGTGAACACTACGATGCGGCGGCGCAGACCTATCGCCTCACCTTCCGCCAGAGCTGCCCGCCGACTCCGGGCCAGCCGACCAAGCAACCTTTCCTGATCCCGGTGGAGCTGGGGCTGCTGACTGCCGATGGCGCGGACATGCCGCTGCGTCTCGAAGGCGAGGCACAGGCCGTGGGCACCAGCCGGGTGCTGGCGGTTACCGAGGCCGAGCAGAGCTTCACCTTCGTCGACGTGGCCGAACGCCCGCTGCCGTCGCTGCTGCGCGGCTTCTCCGCGCCGGTGAAGCTGGAGTTTCCCTACAGCCGCGATCAGCTGATGTTCCTCATGCAGCACGATTCCGACGGCTTCAACCGCTGGGAAGCGGGCCAACAGTTGTCGGTGCAGGTGCTGCAGGAGCTGATCGGTCAGCACCAGCGCGGCGAGGCACTGGCGATGGACGAGCGTCTGGTCGAGGCGCTGCGTAGTGTGTTGCAGAACGACGCTCTCGATCCGGCGATGGTCGCCGAGATGCTTTCGCTGCCGGGCGAGGCCTACCTTACCGAGATCAGCGAAGTGGCGGATGTCGATGCCATCCATGCGGCACGCGAGTTTGCCCGCCGGGAAATCGGCAGCCGCTTGTTCGAACCGTTCTACCAGCGCTACATGAACCACCGCGAAGTTTCGCGGCAGACACCCTACGTGGCTTCGGCGGAGCATTTCGCGCGCCGCGCGCTGCAGAACATCGCGCTCGCCTATCTGATGTTCAGCGAGCGTGCGGATATCCTCTCGCTGTGCCTGGACCAGTTTGATAATGCCGACAACATGACCGAGCGCCTGTCGGCGCTGGCCTCGCTGACCCACTCGCCGTTCGAGGAGAAGCGCGCCAAGGCTCTGGAGGTATTTGCCGAGCACTTCCACGATAACCCGCTGGTGATGGACCAGTGGTTCAGCGTGCAGGCGGCCAGCCCGTTGCCCGGCGGCCTGGAGCGGGTGCAGACGCTGATGCAGCACCCGGCCTTCACCTTGAAGAACCCGAACAAGGTGCGCGCATTGATCGGTGCCTTCGCCAACCAGAACCTGGTGAACTTCCACCGCGCCGATGGCGCCGGCTACCGCTTCCTCGCCGACCAGGTGATCACCCTCAACGCGATGAACCCGCAGATCGCCTCGCGTCTGCTGGCGCCGCTGACCCGCTGGCGCAAGTACGACGACGCGCGCCAGGCGCTGATGAAGGGCGAGCTGGAGCGCATCCTGGCGTCCGGCGAGCTGTCCAGCGATGTATACGAAGTGGTGAGCAAGAGCCTCGCCTGA
- the chrA gene encoding chromate efflux transporter: MTAPHRPAATSQSSIWAIFLVFLRLGLTSFGGPVAHLGFFRNEFVERRRWLDERSYADLVALCQFLPGPASSQVGLAVGLLRGGYRGALAAWAGFTLPSAIALALFAIGIRSWGDALPSGALQGLKIVAVAVVAQAVWGMSRSLCTDRLRIGISVLAAITLLALPSAWTQVAVIVVAGLLGLCWFRTNSAPATTELRVTVGRRSGLVLLALFLTLLLGLPLLAQASSNSLLAMVDAFYRTGSLVFGGGHVVLPLLQAEVVPAGWVDQDAFLAGYGAAQAVPGPLFTFAAFLGASMNIAPSGWLGATVCLLALFVPSFLLVIGALPFWQQLRQSSRTQAALGGINAAVVGLLLAALYDPVWTSAIGGPTDFAAALLALAALMVWKLPPWLVVAAGGIGGWLLGLTG; the protein is encoded by the coding sequence ATGACTGCTCCGCATCGCCCTGCCGCGACCTCGCAATCCAGTATCTGGGCGATCTTTCTAGTGTTCCTGCGCCTGGGCCTGACCTCGTTCGGTGGACCGGTTGCGCATCTTGGCTTCTTCCGCAACGAATTCGTCGAACGCCGCCGCTGGCTGGACGAACGCAGCTACGCCGATCTGGTCGCGCTGTGCCAGTTCCTGCCAGGTCCGGCGAGCAGTCAGGTCGGTCTGGCCGTCGGTCTGCTGCGCGGCGGCTATCGCGGCGCCCTGGCGGCCTGGGCGGGTTTCACTCTGCCTTCGGCCATCGCCCTCGCCCTGTTTGCCATCGGCATCCGTTCCTGGGGCGATGCGTTACCCAGCGGTGCGCTACAGGGCCTGAAGATCGTCGCCGTCGCGGTGGTGGCCCAGGCCGTGTGGGGCATGAGCCGCAGCCTGTGTACCGACCGCCTGCGCATCGGCATCAGCGTTCTTGCGGCAATCACGCTGCTGGCGTTGCCCTCGGCCTGGACACAGGTGGCGGTGATTGTCGTGGCCGGCCTGCTCGGTCTCTGCTGGTTCCGCACCAACAGCGCACCGGCTACCACTGAGCTGAGGGTCACGGTCGGGCGGCGCAGCGGATTGGTCTTGCTGGCGCTGTTCCTCACCTTACTGCTCGGCCTGCCGCTGCTTGCGCAAGCGTCCTCGAACTCCCTGCTGGCGATGGTCGATGCGTTCTATCGCACCGGCTCGCTGGTGTTCGGCGGCGGTCACGTGGTGCTGCCATTGCTGCAGGCCGAAGTGGTGCCGGCCGGCTGGGTCGATCAGGACGCTTTCCTCGCCGGCTACGGCGCAGCGCAGGCCGTGCCCGGCCCGTTGTTCACCTTTGCGGCATTCCTCGGTGCCTCGATGAACATCGCACCCAGCGGCTGGCTGGGCGCAACCGTCTGCCTGCTGGCGCTGTTCGTGCCGTCGTTTCTGCTAGTCATCGGGGCCCTGCCGTTCTGGCAGCAGCTGCGCCAGAGTTCGCGCACCCAGGCGGCGCTGGGCGGGATCAATGCGGCGGTCGTCGGTCTGCTGCTTGCCGCGCTCTACGATCCGGTGTGGACCAGCGCCATCGGTGGCCCCACCGACTTCGCTGCCGCCCTGCTGGCGCTCGCGGCGCTGATGGTCTGGAAGCTGCCGCCCTGGCTGGTCGTGGCGGCAGGTGGTATCGGCGGCTGGCTGCTCGGTCTCACCGGCTGA
- a CDS encoding rhomboid family intramembrane serine protease, with translation MSVVVEALRLPLSQDLSGFIGLLHHLRVPCRVSVEGDQQVLRVPDAAVEQVRELYARYPDGGAVPVADQPRRRGGFMAALRASPLTASVLVVTLLAALITQLGDNFAAIRWLNFVDFRIDGEYVYFATLEQTLAAGQWWRLLTPMFVHFGILHLAMNGMWFWELGRRIEARQRAWMLLVLTVLFGLVSNFAQYLFGGPGIFGGLSGVLYGLLGHCWLFQRLAPNAAYRLPPGVVGLMLVWLVICLSGVIDVLSFGTLAIANAAHVGGLVAGCATGVVGGLLARSRR, from the coding sequence ATGAGTGTCGTGGTCGAGGCCCTGCGCCTGCCGTTGTCGCAGGATCTGAGTGGATTCATCGGGCTGCTGCACCATCTAAGGGTGCCGTGCCGGGTCTCGGTGGAGGGCGACCAGCAGGTGTTGCGGGTGCCGGACGCAGCGGTCGAGCAGGTGCGTGAACTCTATGCGCGCTATCCCGACGGCGGCGCCGTGCCGGTGGCCGATCAGCCGCGGCGGCGCGGTGGTTTCATGGCAGCCTTGCGTGCCAGCCCGCTCACGGCGTCGGTACTGGTTGTCACGCTGCTGGCCGCGTTGATTACCCAGCTCGGCGACAACTTCGCGGCCATCCGCTGGTTGAACTTCGTCGATTTTCGCATCGACGGCGAGTACGTCTATTTCGCCACGCTGGAGCAGACGCTGGCGGCGGGACAGTGGTGGCGGCTGCTCACACCGATGTTCGTGCACTTTGGCATCCTCCACCTGGCGATGAACGGCATGTGGTTCTGGGAGCTGGGGCGGCGGATCGAAGCCCGTCAGCGCGCCTGGATGCTGCTGGTCCTGACCGTGCTGTTCGGCTTGGTGTCCAACTTCGCGCAGTACCTGTTCGGTGGACCGGGCATCTTCGGCGGCCTGTCCGGTGTGCTCTACGGCCTGCTCGGCCATTGCTGGCTGTTCCAGCGCCTCGCGCCGAACGCGGCCTACCGGTTGCCACCGGGCGTGGTAGGGCTGATGCTGGTCTGGTTGGTGATCTGCCTGAGCGGCGTCATCGATGTATTGAGCTTCGGCACCCTGGCTATCGCCAACGCTGCGCATGTCGGCGGCCTGGTAGCTGGGTGCGCCACCGGTGTTGTCGGTGGGCTGCTGGCGCGCAGCAGGCGGTAA
- a CDS encoding WD40/YVTN/BNR-like repeat-containing protein, whose product MFSCCALMLLACAPLPLLAASDIQARDSIQSPKAATTLLLDITEAGSRLVAAGDRGHILYSDDAGSSWTQARVPTRQMLTAIHFVDAQHGWAVGHDALVLVTRDGGLTWTAQHEDREREAPLLDVWFADLRHGIAVGAYGALIETTDGGETWNDISDRLDNEDGYHLNAISHIEGSGLFIVGEMGSMFRSTDLGQSWERVEAPYEGSLFGVLGERPGVVLAFGLRGHLFRSDDFGTSWKQIEVSDEGRPLRSGLAGGVFTESGVVIVGHGGAVLTSGDGGRTFSVIHRGDRRSLASALVNERGELVLVGQGGVYLADANGEELAKKQ is encoded by the coding sequence ATGTTTTCCTGCTGCGCGCTCATGTTGCTGGCCTGTGCGCCGTTGCCGCTGCTGGCCGCCAGCGATATCCAGGCTCGCGATTCGATCCAGTCGCCCAAGGCGGCGACAACTCTCCTCCTCGACATCACCGAGGCCGGCTCTCGTCTCGTTGCCGCAGGGGATCGTGGCCACATTCTCTATTCCGACGATGCCGGTAGCAGCTGGACTCAGGCCCGCGTGCCGACCCGGCAGATGCTGACCGCCATTCACTTCGTCGATGCTCAGCATGGCTGGGCTGTCGGTCACGATGCGCTGGTGCTGGTTACCCGTGACGGTGGCCTGACCTGGACGGCGCAGCATGAAGACCGCGAGCGCGAAGCCCCGCTGCTGGACGTCTGGTTCGCCGATCTGCGGCACGGTATCGCGGTGGGGGCGTACGGCGCACTGATCGAAACGACCGATGGCGGCGAAACCTGGAACGACATCAGCGACCGCCTCGACAACGAGGACGGTTATCACCTCAACGCCATCTCCCATATCGAAGGCTCCGGCCTGTTCATTGTCGGTGAGATGGGCAGCATGTTCCGCTCGACAGACCTAGGGCAGAGCTGGGAGCGTGTCGAAGCACCATACGAAGGGTCGCTGTTCGGCGTGCTGGGCGAGCGGCCTGGCGTGGTGCTGGCCTTCGGGCTGCGTGGACACCTGTTCCGCTCGGATGATTTCGGTACCAGCTGGAAACAGATCGAGGTGAGCGACGAAGGTCGTCCGCTGCGCTCCGGCCTCGCCGGCGGCGTGTTTACCGAGAGCGGCGTCGTGATCGTCGGGCATGGGGGTGCGGTGCTGACCAGCGGCGATGGCGGCCGGACGTTCAGCGTTATTCACCGTGGGGATCGGCGTTCGCTGGCGAGCGCACTGGTCAACGAGCGCGGTGAACTGGTTCTGGTCGGGCAGGGCGGGGTGTACCTCGCGGATGCGAACGGCGAAGAACTCGCTAAAAAACAATAA
- a CDS encoding DUF2797 domain-containing protein, whose product MRELGRGALEKMAVQLESGVPVQYAFRLGEGLVPVNPLIGRQIRLEYLGAIHCTHCGRKTNKSFSQGYCYPCFKKLPQCDTCIVSPERCHHELGTCRDPDWGTQFCMTDHVVYLANSSGIKVGITRATQLPTRWLDQGASQALPIMRVATRQQSGLVEDLLRSQVADRTNWRALLKGDAEPLDLIQTREHIFDACAEGLRYLQQRFGLQAIQPLADAEVVEIRYPIDAYPTKVVSLDLDKTPVVEGTLKGIKGQYLILDTGVINIRKFTAYQVAASAAA is encoded by the coding sequence ATGCGGGAACTCGGACGCGGCGCGCTGGAGAAGATGGCGGTCCAGCTCGAATCCGGCGTGCCGGTGCAGTATGCATTTCGCCTCGGTGAAGGGCTGGTGCCGGTCAACCCGCTGATCGGCCGGCAGATTCGCCTGGAATACCTGGGCGCCATCCACTGCACTCATTGCGGGCGCAAGACCAACAAGAGCTTCAGCCAGGGCTACTGCTATCCCTGCTTCAAGAAACTGCCGCAGTGCGACACTTGCATCGTCAGCCCCGAGAGGTGCCACCACGAACTGGGCACCTGTCGCGACCCGGACTGGGGTACGCAGTTCTGCATGACCGATCATGTGGTCTATCTGGCGAACTCCTCGGGCATCAAGGTCGGTATCACCCGCGCCACGCAGCTACCGACGCGCTGGCTCGACCAGGGTGCGAGCCAGGCGCTGCCGATCATGCGCGTCGCCACTCGCCAGCAATCGGGCCTGGTCGAAGACCTGCTGCGCAGCCAGGTTGCCGACCGCACCAACTGGCGAGCACTGCTCAAAGGCGATGCCGAGCCGCTCGACCTGATCCAGACGCGCGAGCACATCTTCGATGCCTGCGCCGAAGGGCTGCGGTATCTGCAGCAGCGTTTCGGTCTGCAGGCGATTCAGCCGCTGGCCGACGCGGAAGTGGTGGAAATCCGCTATCCGATAGACGCCTACCCGACCAAGGTGGTCAGCCTCGATCTGGACAAGACGCCGGTGGTCGAGGGCACGCTCAAGGGCATCAAGGGCCAGTACCTGATTCTCGACACCGGCGTGATCAACATCCGCAAGTTCACGGCCTATCAGGTGGCCGCCAGCGCCGCTGCGTAG
- a CDS encoding YeaC family protein: MSSFIQTAENITPEIYTSLKQAIELGKWADGRKLTPEQKETCMQAIIAWEMKNLPEEERTGYMGGQECGSKSKKAEAPIDTSLFAPASGTRH; the protein is encoded by the coding sequence ATGTCGTCCTTTATCCAAACCGCCGAAAACATCACCCCCGAAATCTACACAAGCCTCAAACAGGCCATTGAGCTCGGCAAATGGGCTGACGGCCGCAAGCTGACTCCCGAGCAGAAGGAAACCTGCATGCAGGCGATCATCGCCTGGGAGATGAAGAACCTTCCCGAGGAAGAGCGCACCGGTTACATGGGCGGGCAGGAGTGCGGCTCCAAGAGCAAGAAGGCCGAGGCCCCCATCGATACCAGCCTGTTTGCCCCGGCTTCGGGAACCCGCCACTGA
- a CDS encoding metallophosphoesterase, whose product MELDPERGYDLIGDVHGCAHALGRLLDGLGYRLQGGVWRHPRRQAIFLGDIIDRGPHIREALHLVHDMVDHQQAHCIMGNHEFNALGWYMRAPPGSGREFVRDRSPRFARLLQETFQQFEHHAAEWQAFRDWFYELPLYLETERFRAVHACWDTDVIARLQPFLNQGRINPALLREAGLPGSFICQALDRLLRGTDMPLPHGMTLTSEEGFVRTFFRTKFWEENPQTYGDVVFQPGGLPEHAARLPLSPQQKSRLFLYGPDEPLLFVGHYWRRGQPGPLRDNLACLDYSAVKKGKLVAYRLDQETRLDPAKFAWVDVCAVFRT is encoded by the coding sequence ATGGAGCTCGATCCCGAACGCGGTTACGACCTGATCGGCGACGTTCACGGCTGCGCTCATGCGCTGGGACGCCTGCTGGATGGGCTCGGGTATCGCCTGCAGGGCGGTGTCTGGCGACATCCGCGCCGACAGGCGATCTTCCTCGGCGACATCATCGACCGCGGGCCGCATATCCGCGAGGCGCTGCATCTGGTGCACGACATGGTCGATCACCAGCAGGCGCACTGCATCATGGGCAACCACGAGTTCAATGCGCTGGGCTGGTACATGAGGGCGCCGCCGGGCAGCGGCCGGGAGTTCGTGCGTGATCGCTCGCCGCGCTTCGCTCGCCTGCTGCAGGAAACCTTCCAGCAGTTCGAACACCACGCCGCCGAATGGCAGGCCTTTCGTGACTGGTTCTACGAGCTGCCGCTGTATCTGGAGACCGAGCGTTTCCGCGCGGTGCACGCGTGCTGGGATACCGATGTGATCGCCCGCCTGCAACCGTTCCTCAACCAAGGGCGGATCAACCCGGCGCTTCTGCGCGAAGCGGGGCTGCCCGGCAGTTTCATCTGTCAGGCGCTGGACCGGCTGCTGCGCGGTACCGACATGCCGCTGCCGCACGGCATGACGCTGACCAGTGAGGAAGGTTTCGTGCGCACCTTCTTCCGCACCAAGTTCTGGGAGGAAAACCCGCAGACCTACGGCGATGTGGTGTTTCAGCCCGGGGGCCTGCCGGAGCATGCGGCGCGTCTGCCGCTGTCACCGCAGCAGAAGAGCCGGCTGTTCCTCTACGGGCCGGACGAACCCTTGCTGTTCGTCGGCCACTATTGGCGGCGCGGGCAGCCGGGGCCGCTGCGTGACAACCTGGCCTGCCTGGATTACAGCGCGGTTAAGAAGGGCAAGCTGGTGGCGTATCGGCTGGATCAGGAAACTCGACTGGACCCGGCGAAGTTCGCCTGGGTCGACGTTTGCGCGGTGTTCCGTACATGA
- a CDS encoding NAD(+) kinase, producing MEQFRNIGIIGRLGSSQVLDTIRRLKKFLVERHLHVILEENIAEVLPGHGMQTSSRQRLGEACDLVIVVGGDGSLLGAARAMAKHRVPVLGINRGSLGFLTDIKPDELEEKVAEVLSGQYTLENRFLLEAQARRFEETIGAGDALNDVVLHPGKSTRMIEFELFIDGQFVCSQKADGLIVATPTGSTAYALSAGGPIMHPRLDAIVIVPMYPHTLSSRPIVVDGNSELKIVVSSNMQIYPQVSCDGQNHFTCAPGDTVTVRKKSQKLHLIHPLDHNYYEVCRTKLGWGSRLGGGD from the coding sequence ATGGAGCAATTTCGCAATATCGGCATCATCGGCCGCCTGGGCAGTTCCCAGGTGCTGGATACCATCCGCCGGCTGAAGAAGTTTCTCGTCGAGCGCCACCTGCACGTGATCCTCGAGGAAAACATCGCCGAGGTACTGCCCGGTCACGGTATGCAGACCTCCTCGCGCCAGCGGCTGGGCGAGGCCTGCGATCTGGTGATCGTGGTCGGCGGCGACGGCAGCCTGCTCGGTGCCGCACGGGCGATGGCCAAGCATCGCGTGCCGGTGCTGGGGATCAACCGCGGCAGTCTGGGCTTTCTCACCGACATCAAGCCGGACGAGCTGGAAGAGAAGGTCGCCGAGGTGCTCAGCGGGCAGTACACGCTGGAGAACCGCTTCCTGCTCGAAGCCCAGGCGCGGCGCTTCGAGGAAACCATCGGGGCGGGCGATGCGCTCAACGATGTGGTGCTGCACCCGGGCAAGTCGACACGGATGATCGAGTTCGAGCTGTTCATCGACGGCCAGTTCGTCTGCAGCCAGAAGGCCGACGGCCTGATCGTCGCTACGCCGACCGGCTCTACCGCCTACGCGCTCTCGGCCGGCGGGCCGATCATGCATCCGCGCCTGGACGCCATCGTCATCGTGCCGATGTACCCGCACACGCTGTCCAGCCGGCCCATCGTGGTGGACGGCAACAGCGAGCTGAAGATCGTCGTCTCGTCGAACATGCAGATCTATCCGCAGGTGTCCTGCGACGGGCAGAACCATTTCACCTGCGCGCCGGGCGATACCGTCACCGTGCGCAAGAAATCGCAGAAGCTGCACCTGATCCACCCGCTGGATCACAACTACTACGAAGTCTGCCGGACTAAGCTCGGCTGGGGCAGTCGCCTCGGCGGAGGCGATTGA
- a CDS encoding DUF1853 family protein has product MSIPSLYDLPARLLDPQVRDLAWAIVSPPLLDGDTKAQRHPLAASRWLAQPELLADWLLRQDRDPSALHGWLASRSIRRLGLYYERLWQFVLCQVPDVELLAANLPIRQAGHTLGELDLLLRDVEGVHHLELAVKFYLGLDRAEGHRHDHWLGPGSLDRLDLKLAHLREHQLPLAGAEPATALLRELTCQPVHSSFWLGGYLFRPWPSGCAQPADCNPQHLHGRWLRQAQWPELLHSQPATQWQPLARQRWLAPARIDAGQLWTAADFAAWLANAPVATQPRLLVRLEADANAWVEQERLFLVSDDWPNLAH; this is encoded by the coding sequence ATGTCTATTCCCAGTCTGTACGACTTGCCGGCACGCCTCCTGGACCCGCAGGTGCGCGACCTCGCCTGGGCCATCGTCTCACCGCCGCTCCTCGACGGCGACACCAAGGCGCAGCGCCATCCGCTGGCGGCGAGCCGTTGGCTGGCCCAGCCGGAGCTGCTGGCCGACTGGCTGTTGCGCCAGGACCGCGATCCTTCGGCGCTGCATGGCTGGCTTGCCAGCCGCAGCATTCGCCGGCTCGGGCTGTATTACGAGCGGCTCTGGCAATTCGTGCTCTGCCAGGTGCCGGATGTCGAACTGCTGGCAGCGAACCTGCCGATCCGCCAGGCCGGGCACACGCTGGGCGAGCTGGACCTGCTGCTGCGCGACGTCGAAGGCGTGCACCACCTCGAACTGGCCGTGAAGTTCTACCTCGGCCTCGATCGGGCTGAAGGACATCGGCACGATCACTGGCTGGGGCCGGGCAGCCTCGATCGACTGGACCTTAAACTGGCGCATCTGCGCGAGCACCAGTTGCCGCTGGCAGGTGCGGAACCCGCCACCGCGCTGCTGCGCGAACTGACCTGCCAGCCGGTCCACAGCAGTTTCTGGCTAGGCGGCTATCTGTTCCGACCATGGCCCTCCGGCTGCGCGCAACCTGCCGACTGCAATCCGCAACACCTGCACGGGCGCTGGCTCCGTCAGGCGCAATGGCCCGAACTCCTGCATTCGCAACCAGCCACCCAGTGGCAACCGCTGGCACGCCAGCGCTGGCTGGCACCGGCGCGCATCGACGCGGGGCAGCTATGGACGGCTGCGGACTTTGCCGCCTGGCTCGCCAACGCTCCAGTCGCAACGCAGCCCCGATTGCTGGTACGCCTGGAAGCCGATGCGAATGCTTGGGTCGAACAGGAGCGCCTGTTCCTGGTAAGCGATGACTGGCCAAACCTGGCGCACTGA